A genome region from Candidatus Neomarinimicrobiota bacterium includes the following:
- a CDS encoding DNA polymerase III subunit codes for MAEEGALKMAFDRLIGQEQWSELLLRAWKNDRLAHALLISGAPGSGKETLALEMAKILNCTEEEYGSCGNCSACKRIEKLEHPNLQFIFPLPGGTRDIDDPLAGLNKDTLEFIQSEIARKAANPYYRIEIPGANVVRIDSIRSIRKNAYLKSAEPGKKVVIVSRAEKMNNEAANSFLKLLEEPPPDTYLFLTTSKPDSLVSTIRSRCQEIKLNRLERSKVIESILSAGAAAKRAEELAELVDGDIGRALKLMEKGEYDERVEIAEEIIGVISNGAAKDISSLNRKISMLSKEGKEKLTDILNITLHKLIDDGVPGIMRSKVAMPFDKAIDLIGRNIYIPMIFTTLVYETRYLLRSKSIKSERNS; via the coding sequence ATGGCTGAAGAGGGCGCTCTAAAGATGGCGTTCGACAGGCTTATCGGGCAGGAACAGTGGTCGGAACTACTTCTTCGGGCCTGGAAGAACGACAGGCTCGCACATGCGCTGCTGATATCGGGAGCTCCCGGTTCCGGAAAGGAAACGCTTGCGCTGGAAATGGCGAAAATATTGAACTGTACCGAAGAAGAATACGGTTCGTGCGGAAACTGTTCCGCCTGTAAACGCATCGAAAAATTGGAACATCCTAACCTGCAGTTTATCTTCCCGCTTCCGGGCGGGACGAGAGATATCGACGACCCGCTTGCCGGGCTGAACAAAGATACATTAGAGTTCATCCAGAGCGAAATCGCGAGGAAAGCTGCGAACCCGTACTACAGAATAGAAATACCGGGCGCTAATGTTGTGAGGATCGACAGCATCCGGAGCATAAGGAAAAATGCGTATCTCAAAAGCGCCGAACCGGGCAAAAAGGTGGTGATAGTCTCCCGCGCGGAAAAGATGAACAACGAAGCCGCCAACTCGTTCCTTAAGCTGTTGGAAGAACCTCCGCCGGACACCTATCTGTTTCTTACCACATCGAAACCGGATTCGTTGGTTTCGACTATCCGCTCCCGATGCCAGGAGATCAAGTTGAACAGATTGGAGAGGAGCAAAGTCATTGAATCGATTCTGTCAGCCGGAGCTGCAGCTAAGCGGGCGGAAGAGTTAGCGGAATTGGTGGATGGTGATATCGGGAGAGCGCTTAAATTGATGGAAAAGGGAGAATATGATGAGAGAGTGGAGATCGCCGAAGAGATCATCGGAGTCATCAGTAACGGAGCGGCGAAGGATATCTCTTCATTAAACCGAAAAATTTCCATGCTGTCAAAAGAGGGGAAAGAAAAACTAACCGATATTCTCAACATCACACTGCACAAACTGATCGATGATGGTGTGCCCGGGATTATGAGATCGAAAGTAGCCATGCCGTTTGACAAAGCGATTGATTTGATCGGACGAAATATTTATATTCCCATGATCTTCACTACTTTAGTGTATGAGACGAGGTATCTGTTGAGGTCAAAATCGATAAAATCGGAGCGAAACAGCTAA
- the metG gene encoding methionine--tRNA ligase, translating to MGDFKRTLVTSALPYANGPLHIGQIAGAYLPGDIFVRYSRLKGDEIIYICGTDEYGVPITISAEKSGTTPQAVVDHYYPLIKKSFEDFGISFDNFSRTSLPVHTETAQDFFTKFMEKGYLIKRESEQWFDTEKKMFLPDRYVTGTCPQCGSDDAKGDQCEVCGKWYDSIELKNPVSQLSGKTPELRKTWHWYMKFGDFQERLKEFIEAHSHWKANVINYCRGWLEEGLEERAVTRDLDWGIPVPLDDAEGKKIYVWFEAVLGYISSTKEWAQKQGDPGLWEKYWKSDDTRLIHFIGKDNIYFHALMFPAMLMGYGGYVLEDNIPANEFLNLKGSKLSTSKNHAVWLHEYLQNFPPDPLRYALAANAPEGKDSDFTWAEFQSKNNNELADILGNFVHRTVTFVHKYFEGKVPPSSELSESDKKLILQLKESTQIVGEAYGEFRVKDAVKGWMNLARSGNKYFNENEPWVTLKSDPERCSTAINHSVQTIKTLAVLASPVLPFTSEKIWSLLNLDMEISWSEAGHVDIDAGHKLNEPTVLFPKIEDEQIEAEESKLSDENSSGGETGSSGTDNLITVETVKSLGLKIATVTEAERIAGTDKLLKLIVSLGDEKRQIVAGVAADYEPEDIKGKRIVVVTNLKPATIRGEKSEGMLLAAESDKGFSLLTVEGELPDGASIS from the coding sequence ATGGGAGATTTCAAGCGGACTTTAGTCACCTCTGCTCTACCGTACGCTAACGGTCCACTCCATATAGGTCAAATCGCCGGCGCTTATCTCCCGGGCGATATATTCGTACGCTACAGCCGACTGAAAGGCGACGAGATTATCTATATCTGCGGGACCGATGAATACGGCGTACCGATCACTATTTCAGCTGAGAAATCAGGCACGACTCCGCAGGCGGTTGTCGATCACTATTATCCGTTGATTAAAAAAAGTTTTGAGGATTTCGGGATAAGTTTCGATAATTTCTCCCGCACTTCTTTACCGGTACACACGGAAACGGCGCAGGATTTTTTCACAAAATTCATGGAAAAAGGTTACCTGATAAAACGCGAGTCCGAGCAATGGTTCGATACGGAAAAAAAGATGTTCCTGCCGGACAGGTACGTAACCGGAACTTGCCCGCAGTGCGGCAGCGATGACGCCAAAGGAGATCAGTGTGAAGTGTGCGGGAAATGGTATGACTCCATTGAGTTGAAAAACCCTGTGAGTCAGCTCAGCGGTAAAACACCGGAGCTCAGGAAAACGTGGCATTGGTATATGAAATTCGGTGATTTTCAGGAGAGATTGAAAGAGTTTATTGAAGCTCACAGCCACTGGAAAGCAAATGTTATCAACTATTGTAGGGGCTGGCTCGAAGAAGGATTGGAAGAGAGAGCCGTGACGCGGGATCTCGATTGGGGCATTCCGGTTCCTCTTGATGACGCAGAGGGCAAGAAGATTTACGTCTGGTTTGAAGCGGTATTAGGCTACATATCCTCGACGAAAGAATGGGCGCAGAAACAGGGCGATCCCGGGTTGTGGGAAAAGTATTGGAAAAGTGATGATACCCGCCTGATCCATTTTATCGGGAAAGATAATATCTATTTCCATGCCCTCATGTTTCCCGCCATGCTGATGGGTTATGGAGGATATGTGTTAGAGGATAACATTCCCGCGAACGAATTCCTGAATCTCAAAGGGAGCAAACTCTCCACGAGTAAAAATCATGCGGTATGGCTGCATGAATATCTTCAAAATTTCCCTCCTGATCCATTAAGGTACGCGCTCGCCGCCAACGCACCCGAGGGAAAAGATTCGGATTTTACCTGGGCTGAATTCCAATCCAAAAACAATAACGAACTCGCCGACATATTAGGGAATTTCGTTCACCGGACGGTTACATTCGTCCACAAATATTTCGAAGGAAAAGTCCCTCCTTCTTCGGAACTAAGCGAAAGCGATAAAAAACTTATTTTACAATTGAAGGAATCTACGCAAATAGTAGGGGAAGCCTACGGAGAATTCAGGGTAAAAGACGCCGTTAAGGGGTGGATGAACCTTGCGAGGTCGGGGAATAAATACTTCAATGAAAACGAGCCCTGGGTGACGTTAAAAAGCGATCCGGAACGGTGCAGCACCGCGATAAATCATTCGGTCCAGACTATAAAAACTCTTGCAGTGCTGGCGTCGCCCGTCCTTCCCTTCACCTCCGAAAAGATATGGTCATTGTTGAATCTCGACATGGAGATCAGCTGGAGCGAAGCGGGACATGTTGATATTGACGCCGGGCACAAACTGAACGAACCAACCGTATTGTTCCCGAAAATTGAGGATGAGCAAATAGAAGCAGAGGAGTCTAAATTGAGTGATGAGAACAGTTCCGGCGGAGAAACCGGAAGTTCAGGAACCGATAATTTGATAACTGTCGAGACGGTAAAAAGTCTGGGACTCAAGATAGCCACGGTGACTGAGGCAGAAAGAATCGCCGGTACAGATAAACTTTTGAAATTGATAGTCTCCCTCGGTGATGAGAAAAGACAGATAGTTGCAGGCGTGGCTGCCGACTACGAACCGGAGGATATTAAGGGGAAAAGGATCGTCGTCGTAACGAATCTGAAGCCGGCCACCATACGCGGAGAAAAATCGGAAGGGATGCTGCTCGCTGCGGAGTCGGATAAGGGCTTCAGCCTACTGACAGTTGAGGGCGAACTTCCGGACGGCGCATCTATTAGCTGA
- a CDS encoding TatD family hydrolase, whose translation MLIDSHIHLDSEVYSDDLPEILIKADQSGVRKMITPGTSLESSAKCIRIAQENDGIYAAVGVHPHDADNAADDFVKRLEEMSSDETVVAIGEIGLDFFKNYSSDESQIKVFKAQLELAEKLNLPVIIHNRDSDAEMEKCLTENRNIRGVVHCYTGGIDFAEKLLSMGYYLGFTGIITFGNEELIEVVKMIPKDRLLIETDGPYMTPVPHRGKRNEPAYLKYIAEKIAQIKNMSIDELSETSSENCFNLFEGLRNGG comes from the coding sequence ATGCTGATAGATTCCCATATACATTTAGACTCCGAAGTTTATTCTGACGATCTGCCGGAGATTTTAATCAAGGCAGATCAATCGGGTGTACGGAAAATGATCACGCCGGGAACGTCATTGGAATCCAGCGCCAAGTGCATTCGAATCGCACAGGAAAATGACGGAATTTACGCTGCCGTAGGAGTACACCCGCATGACGCTGATAACGCGGCTGATGATTTTGTAAAGCGGTTGGAAGAGATGAGCAGCGATGAAACTGTCGTGGCGATAGGTGAGATCGGGCTCGACTTTTTCAAAAACTATTCTTCAGACGAATCGCAGATTAAGGTTTTCAAGGCTCAGTTGGAGCTCGCTGAAAAGTTGAATTTACCGGTTATTATTCACAATCGTGATTCAGACGCTGAAATGGAAAAATGCTTGACCGAGAACCGTAATATCAGGGGGGTTGTTCACTGCTATACCGGCGGGATCGATTTTGCCGAGAAACTTTTGTCAATGGGGTACTATCTCGGATTTACAGGCATCATCACGTTTGGAAATGAAGAATTAATCGAGGTTGTCAAGATGATCCCAAAAGACCGACTGTTGATCGAGACCGACGGACCGTACATGACACCTGTTCCTCACAGAGGTAAAAGAAACGAACCCGCCTATCTGAAATACATAGCGGAGAAAATTGCTCAAATCAAGAATATGTCGATTGATGAGTTGTCCGAAACCAGTTCCGAAAATTGCTTTAACCTGTTCGAGGGTCTTCGAAATGGCGGCTAA
- the rsmA gene encoding ribosomal RNA small subunit methyltransferase A yields the protein MAANRRFRHKKSLGQNFMMDRNIARKLVESVGVTKDDIILEVGPGTGILTEELLKRAKHVSSVEIDERLVEILNERFASAKNYENIHHDFLTFDISDLSKRQKSKIKIIGNIPYHITSQILIHIFEHYRVVENLTATVQKEVAERILSPPGSKTYGILSVYSAIFSTPVKLFNISRGAFNPRPKVESTAFRLNFKEKIAVKPEDVKLLMQVIRTSFGKRRKMLRNSLKDIGDCISFLEEKGFDLSLRPESLHIGEFIDLSAAIKEWINGESARLVKQ from the coding sequence ATGGCGGCTAACAGAAGATTTCGGCATAAAAAGAGCCTCGGTCAGAATTTTATGATGGACCGGAATATTGCCCGTAAGTTGGTTGAAAGCGTCGGGGTTACGAAGGATGACATAATTTTAGAGGTCGGACCCGGAACGGGAATTTTAACGGAGGAGCTCCTGAAACGCGCGAAACATGTCAGTTCGGTTGAAATTGATGAGAGATTAGTGGAAATCTTGAACGAAAGGTTTGCCTCAGCAAAGAATTACGAAAATATACACCATGATTTTTTGACGTTTGATATTTCAGACCTGTCAAAGCGGCAGAAGAGCAAGATAAAGATCATAGGAAATATTCCGTATCATATTACCAGCCAAATTCTGATCCATATTTTCGAACATTACAGGGTAGTGGAGAACTTGACCGCGACAGTCCAGAAAGAAGTGGCAGAGCGTATCTTGAGTCCACCCGGCAGTAAGACTTACGGTATATTGTCGGTCTATTCCGCGATTTTTTCCACACCGGTAAAGCTGTTCAATATATCGAGGGGAGCGTTTAATCCGAGACCGAAAGTTGAATCGACCGCGTTCAGGTTGAACTTTAAAGAAAAGATAGCTGTTAAACCTGAAGACGTAAAATTGTTAATGCAGGTCATCAGAACCAGCTTCGGTAAGAGGCGAAAAATGCTGCGGAACAGTTTAAAAGATATCGGTGACTGTATTTCGTTTCTTGAAGAGAAAGGGTTTGATCTATCGCTCAGACCCGAATCGCTTCACATCGGGGAGTTTATTGATCTTTCAGCTGCCATCAAGGAGTGGATTAACGGCGAAAGCGCCCGACTTGTGAAACAATGA
- a CDS encoding BamA/TamA family outer membrane protein, protein MVIVRSIFGLLLILALSTEDAAAGGKFMLESDLKNNEEIQTFMISYNRVEGLFLGLGIPKEYNDYYGLGNNLTFYGSIGYGLSNDKIRYRAGLTRKFFGKNSLELGIESFDLTHTEDLWIISRDENTIDALFFHEDYHDFYRSWGSAIYGKQKLGKILVIEAGYRLENQENMKVEKDWSLFRQGEDFRDNPLIQEGEYKNTYLSVELGNSRKLKNWSASLDVEWNSDLISDNMPDYERYIISLSKYQRLGRNDEVNFRVRYGTTFGTVPDQKKFDLGGIGTLRGYGYKEFQNGEKMVLINTEYITDGDAITGLEFLPIFNDFEVAFFADAGIVWNGARDLPNSSELKRNIGIGLQSDDGDFRINFAKPLDGPKDEREIVITFRINHMF, encoded by the coding sequence ATGGTAATCGTAAGATCGATCTTCGGACTTCTGCTAATCCTCGCCCTGTCAACAGAGGATGCTGCCGCCGGAGGGAAATTCATGCTTGAATCTGATCTAAAAAACAATGAAGAGATTCAGACGTTCATGATCTCGTACAATAGGGTCGAAGGATTATTTTTGGGCTTAGGAATACCAAAAGAATATAATGACTATTACGGTTTGGGAAACAATTTGACTTTTTACGGATCGATCGGATATGGTTTGTCCAACGATAAAATAAGGTATCGTGCCGGTCTAACTCGAAAATTTTTTGGGAAGAACAGTTTGGAGTTAGGGATCGAGTCTTTTGATCTGACTCATACGGAAGACCTGTGGATAATATCCCGGGACGAAAATACAATAGACGCTCTATTTTTTCACGAAGACTATCATGACTTTTACCGAAGCTGGGGAAGCGCGATTTACGGGAAGCAGAAGCTCGGCAAAATTTTAGTAATCGAAGCGGGCTACAGGCTGGAAAACCAGGAGAATATGAAAGTAGAAAAGGACTGGTCTCTCTTCCGACAGGGAGAAGATTTCAGGGACAACCCCTTGATTCAGGAGGGAGAGTATAAAAATACGTATCTGTCCGTTGAATTGGGGAATTCGCGAAAACTAAAGAATTGGTCTGCCTCGCTGGATGTGGAGTGGAACAGTGATCTTATTTCAGATAATATGCCTGATTATGAAAGATATATAATCAGTTTGAGCAAGTATCAGCGACTCGGAAGAAATGACGAAGTGAATTTCCGTGTACGATACGGGACAACTTTCGGAACGGTACCGGATCAAAAGAAATTCGACCTTGGAGGCATCGGTACGTTACGGGGATATGGATACAAAGAATTTCAAAATGGCGAAAAAATGGTTTTGATCAATACCGAGTATATCACCGATGGAGATGCAATTACGGGATTGGAATTTCTACCTATATTCAATGATTTTGAAGTCGCATTTTTCGCCGATGCCGGAATTGTATGGAACGGAGCGCGCGACTTGCCGAACAGTTCGGAATTAAAGAGAAATATTGGTATCGGACTCCAGTCCGATGATGGAGATTTCAGGATCAATTTCGCGAAACCTTTAGACGGACCAAAGGACGAGAGGGAGATAGTTATTACATTCAGGATAAATCATATGTTTTAA
- the mltG gene encoding endolytic transglycosylase MltG yields the protein MKKNSNLNISLTALSGVAILTFILFYLVVLTGIKLPSGEDDIRNLNIPLGSNLSQVADSLVSIGVVHSKREVTTAGKMLGAEKLIKAGRYRIKPGARLYEIFNMITSGAVEPIVVTIREGWNSRSIANELSEKLDIDVTRFLFLLSDSVFIAEIGLATHHLEGYLFPETYHFSYEMTEAAMIKWMVALFSEKIGEEERTQAREMNMTLNEVITLASIIEGEAVHDSERPLVSSVYHNRIKKNMRLQADPTIQFLLSDGPRRLTSKDLFIKSPYNTYRHSGLPPGPIGSPGLASIRAAFWPEKTDYIYFVATGDGYHTFSETLEQHNEAKKRLRRLRKEYDREKLESTR from the coding sequence GTGAAAAAGAATTCTAATCTAAACATTTCTTTGACAGCGTTAAGTGGAGTCGCTATACTTACATTCATATTATTCTATTTAGTAGTATTAACCGGGATCAAGTTGCCTTCCGGAGAAGATGATATCAGAAATCTGAATATACCGCTGGGTTCCAATTTGAGTCAGGTGGCGGATAGTCTTGTGTCGATCGGAGTTGTACACTCAAAAAGAGAAGTCACCACCGCCGGTAAAATGCTGGGCGCGGAAAAGCTGATTAAAGCCGGCAGATATAGAATCAAACCGGGTGCGAGGTTATATGAAATTTTTAATATGATAACTTCCGGGGCGGTTGAACCTATTGTTGTAACGATAAGAGAGGGTTGGAACTCCCGGTCGATTGCAAACGAGCTTTCAGAAAAATTAGATATCGACGTAACCCGTTTTCTATTCTTATTATCGGATTCGGTTTTCATAGCGGAAATAGGGCTTGCCACACACCATCTTGAAGGCTATCTCTTTCCCGAAACATACCACTTTTCATATGAAATGACAGAAGCGGCGATGATAAAATGGATGGTAGCGCTTTTTTCGGAAAAGATCGGAGAAGAAGAAAGAACACAAGCACGCGAGATGAATATGACTCTGAATGAGGTGATAACTCTCGCCTCGATAATCGAGGGGGAAGCAGTACACGATTCCGAACGCCCCCTTGTTTCGTCGGTCTACCATAACCGGATCAAAAAGAACATGAGGCTTCAGGCTGACCCCACAATTCAATTTCTGCTTTCCGACGGACCCCGCAGATTAACGAGCAAGGACTTATTCATTAAATCGCCGTACAATACCTACCGGCACAGCGGATTGCCGCCGGGTCCGATCGGCAGTCCCGGTTTAGCCTCAATCAGGGCAGCGTTTTGGCCTGAAAAAACAGATTACATATACTTCGTGGCGACGGGCGACGGCTATCATACCTTTTCGGAAACTCTTGAACAGCATAACGAAGCAAAAAAGAGACTCAGACGTTTAAGGAAAGAATACGACAGGGAAAAGCTGGAGAGTACTCGCTGA